The Streptomyces durmitorensis genome contains the following window.
CGGTGCCCGCGCTGCGAGTCCTGCACGAGACGGATACGCCGGACGACCCGGAGCCGTTCGGCGGCCCTGGCCCGGCGGATGCGCAGGCGATCGAGGTCGCCCGGCAGATGTACGAGGCTCTGTTGGCACAGGGAAGATCCGCCGTGGAGGCGAGAGCCCTGATCAGGACGACACAGCCCTTCGACCAGCTTGACGGGTTCTGGAGCAGCTGACGCTCTGTCAGTGGTACCGGATACCGTTCAACTCCCTGCACACTCAGAGCAGATAGCCAGGAGAGACCCGTGAGTACCGTCGATGACGAAGCGTTCGGCCATGCAGTGACGGCAGCACTCATGTTCCTGCCTGGTGACCGTCAGGCCACCCCGGAGGAAGTCGAAACCGCCACGAACATGGCCATGAGCGTCGTCAGCCTGCAGGGGATGACGGTCGACCGCGCACGGTTGGCGAAGGAACTCGAGGCAAAGACGAACGTCTACCAAGAGGACTCGGCAGCCCTGCACAACTCCGAGGGTCACGTCCCCTGGCTGGCGGATGCCAAGAACGACCGCGACTGGGCCTTCTGGGATCGGTACAACCGGTATCTGAAGACCGTCGTCGGTATGCCTCCTCAGGTGGTGCGGTCGCTGGACCGGAGCACCGAGGAGGTACTCGGCGAACTCGAGGACCCCCGTCGCCCTGGACGATGGAGGCGGACGGGCCTGGTGATCGGCCAGGTCCAGTCGGGCAAGACCGGACAGTACATCGGGCTCGCCACGAAGGCCGCGGACGCCGGCTACAGACTGATCGTCGTCTTCGCGGGCATCCACAACGACCTCCGCAGCCAGACCCAGCTCCGCATCGACGAAGGACTCCTCGGGTTCGACACGCAGTACCAGCTCCGCTCCGACCAGGAAGGCGCCAACCGGAAGATCGGCGTGGGGGCCATGTCCCACGTGGAGCAGTTGCCAGTGGCATCACTGACCAACAGCGCAGAGAAGGGCGACTTCGACAGGCGGACCGCTTCGAAGGCCAACCTCCCCATCGCCAGCTTCCCCGTCGTGCTCGTCGTGAAGAAGCACCGCCGGATCATCGACTACCTCCGGACCTGGATCACGGAAGTCCACGGCGAGGAGGATCCTCAGTCGGGCCGAAAGATCGTCCGGGAAATCCCTCTGTTCGTGATCGACGACGAGGCCGACAACGCGTCCATCAACACCGCGGACCCCGACTCCGAACCTACGAAGATCAACGAGGCCATCCGGAAGCTGGTAAACAGCTTCGACAAGGCCTCGTACGTCGGATATACGGCCACGCCGTTCGCGAACATCTATGTCGACTCGGATGCCGACCACGACATCCTCGGCGAGGACCTGTTCCCCCACAGCTTCATCCGCGCCCTGCGTGCTCCTTCCAACTACCTCGGCCCGGAGCGCCTCTTCGGCCTACGGGTGCACGACGAGGAGGAGGACGACATCGACCCGCTGCCGCTGGTCGAGCACGTGACGGACACCGCGTCGTGGGTTCCCGACAAACACAAGTCGAGTTGGGTCCCGAGTGGAGACCTTCCCCCCTCACTCCGGCAGGCGATCCACTCGTTCGTCCTCACCTGCGCTGCGCGCCGTGCCCGCAGGCAGGTGAACAAGCACAACTCCATGCTGGTTCATGTCACGCGGTTCACCGCGGTCCAAGGGCACGTACGCGACCAGGTGGACGACTACGTACGGTTCCTCTCGGAGAGTCTCCGTGACCGGTACGGCAGCGCCTCCGCAAGCTGTCTCGCCGAGCTCCGCACACTCTGGGAGGAGAACTTCGTCCCGACCACCGCCTACTTCCCCACCGACGAAGCCGAACGACTCACCTGGGACACAGTCGCCGAGGAGATCCTCCCGGCGCTCCTCAAGTTCCGCGTCAAGGCGATCAACGGCGCTGCGAAGGACGTTCTCGACTACTACGAGAACCGTCACAAGGGCCTGTCGGTCATCGCCATCGGTGGTGAAAAGCTCTCGCGCGGGTTGACCCTCGAAGGGCTCTCGGTCAGCTACTACCTGCGTGCTTCGAAGACGTACGACACCCTGCTCCAGATGGGCCGATGGTTCGGATATCGGCCGGGCTACGAGGACCTCTGCCGCCTCTACACGACTCCGACCCTCGAGTCCGCCTACGCGGAAATCACCGCGGCGACCGACGAACTGCGCCGGGACGTCGAGGAGATGTCCGTGCTCGGACTGACGCCCCGGGAGTTCGGCCTCAAGGTCCGGACCTCCTCCCTCGGGCTTGCGATCACCGCCGCCAACAAGATGAGGCAGGGGACGCGCGTACGCCTCAGCTACTCGGGCGAGCTTCCCGAGACCACAATTTTCAACCTCGACGACGGAACACCGCAGAAGAACCTGGACGCCCTCCGGTCCTTCGCGGAGACTTTGACTGGCCTCTCGGCACCCGATGTCGATTC
Protein-coding sequences here:
- a CDS encoding Z1 domain-containing protein, yielding MSTVDDEAFGHAVTAALMFLPGDRQATPEEVETATNMAMSVVSLQGMTVDRARLAKELEAKTNVYQEDSAALHNSEGHVPWLADAKNDRDWAFWDRYNRYLKTVVGMPPQVVRSLDRSTEEVLGELEDPRRPGRWRRTGLVIGQVQSGKTGQYIGLATKAADAGYRLIVVFAGIHNDLRSQTQLRIDEGLLGFDTQYQLRSDQEGANRKIGVGAMSHVEQLPVASLTNSAEKGDFDRRTASKANLPIASFPVVLVVKKHRRIIDYLRTWITEVHGEEDPQSGRKIVREIPLFVIDDEADNASINTADPDSEPTKINEAIRKLVNSFDKASYVGYTATPFANIYVDSDADHDILGEDLFPHSFIRALRAPSNYLGPERLFGLRVHDEEEDDIDPLPLVEHVTDTASWVPDKHKSSWVPSGDLPPSLRQAIHSFVLTCAARRARRQVNKHNSMLVHVTRFTAVQGHVRDQVDDYVRFLSESLRDRYGSASASCLAELRTLWEENFVPTTAYFPTDEAERLTWDTVAEEILPALLKFRVKAINGAAKDVLDYYENRHKGLSVIAIGGEKLSRGLTLEGLSVSYYLRASKTYDTLLQMGRWFGYRPGYEDLCRLYTTPTLESAYAEITAATDELRRDVEEMSVLGLTPREFGLKVRTSSLGLAITAANKMRQGTRVRLSYSGELPETTIFNLDDGTPQKNLDALRSFAETLTGLSAPDVDSNSGSLTWKHVPPEIIAASFFDTYQTAKEAHRVRPKFIADYVRKCAAHGELTDWTVRVVGVNSRPLAGFVDLAGYSVALVTRQESGRKTSGRYTIKRVLSPRDESIDLDKGQSALALAATKKAAEGSKKRDGSPRNPTTATGTPLRFQRRPDQPLLLIYPLAPPKSTDATDPAPLVGFAVSFPFSERQIKTEYVVNDVWWKQGADLDIEEDEDDE